From the genome of Anoplopoma fimbria isolate UVic2021 breed Golden Eagle Sablefish chromosome 1, Afim_UVic_2022, whole genome shotgun sequence, one region includes:
- the alkbh8 gene encoding alkylated DNA repair protein alkB homolog 8 has protein sequence MDASVENNVKAVRRSKEDRKVFRKQLKASHTLLKHEGISTAPQPTKSLVVANGGLGNGVSREELSAALKEMGELETLIMPPNKPYAFVTYRSEESARKAHINLNGEKLQCGENSVTLYLSYVNSVTCEEKVSVPLPDGLVLVEDFVSPEEEALLLAAIDWSSTNDDVTAQKALKHRRVKHYGFEFRYDNNNVDKDKPLAAGIPQECLPVLERCVKNKHIDILPDQLTVNQYESGQGIPPHVDTHSAFEDTIMSLSLGAKTVMEFRHPDGRLVAVVLPGRSLLVMKGESRYLWTHGITPRKFDTVPACDPQSPAHTTPDLSTYSNLTLSKRGTRTSFTFRKIRHEPCDCAFPSACDSQGAPSPPSPPSLPCCHADAALLEEEYVHRVYDAIASHFSSTRHSPWPRVCHFLSSLPPGSVLADVGCGNGKYLGVNPEVIAVGCDRSSALVQICAERGFQAFVSDALSVPLRTASCDACISIAVIHHFSTQERRLAAVRELVRLLKPGGRALIYVWAFEQEYNKQRSKYLKEHPENHSPTENTQTTGGSQEPHGKPSIHTSEHLEDNYSPVDNIQDVTDGKLSVHTNRTAFNTQDLLVPWHLKEGKKQVEGEPREGEKKDRRREKSKKTSGNTCSANSSSSMAKEVCNPDPSPGFLSNMCSGSGLDTSNATHSPDSQPSASGDTTQTSSADLKSGSENSPAPVFHRYYHVFQQGELEQLCGQEAGVKVQSSYHDQGNWCVILVKDSAR, from the exons ATGGATGCTAGTGTGGAAAACAACGTGAAAGCCGTCAGAAGGAGTAAAGAGGACAGAAAAGTTTTTCGTAAACAGCTAAAAGCCAGTCACACTTTGCTCAAACATGAAGGCATCAGTACAGCACCGCAGCCTACCAAG AGTTTGGTGGTGGCTAATGGTGGCCTGGGGAACGGTGTCAGTCGAGAGGAGCTGTCTGCAGCCCTGAAAGAGATGGGAGAGCTGGAGACACTGATCATGCCCCCAAACAAGCCTTACGCCTTTGTCACCTACAG atctGAAGAGAGTGCTCGGAAAGCCCACATCAACCTCAACGGGGAAAAGCTTCAATGCGGAGAGAACAGCGTAACACTCTACCTCAGTTATGTCAACTCAG TAACCTGTGAAGAGAAAGTGTCGGTTCCTTTGCCTGATGGATTAGTCTTGGTAGAGGATTTTGTATCACCGGAAGAAGAGGCTCTGCTGCTCGCTGCTATAGACTGGTCGTCTActaatgatgatgtcactg CTCAAAAAGCTCTCAAGCACAGAAGAGTTAAACATTATGGGTTTGAATTTCGCTACGACAACAACAACGTGGATAAGGACAAGCCATTAGCTGCAG gtaTTCCTCAGGAGTGTCTACCTGTTCTGGAGCGGTGTGTGAAGAACAAACACATCGACATCCTGCCAGACCAGCTGACTGTCAACCAGTATGAGTCTGGACAGG GCATTCCTCCTCACGTGGACACTCACTCTGCTTTTGAGGACACCATCATGTCGCTGAGCCTGGGAGCCAAG aCGGTGATGGAGTTTCGTCATCCCGACGGTCGTCTCGTTGCTGTGGTGTTGCCAGGACGGAGCCTCCTGGTGATGAAGGGAGAGAGCAGATACCTCTGGACACATGG GATAACTCCTCGGAAGTTTGACACGGTGCCAGCCTGCGACCCACAATCCCCGGCTCACACAACGCCTGACCTCAGTACTTACAGCAATCTCACTTTGAGCAAGAGGGGAACACGCACTTCTTTCACTTTCCGCAAAATCAGACATGAACCCTGCGACTGCG ccTTCCCCTCTGCCTGTGACAGCCAGGGAGCTCCCTCACCACCGTCTCCCCCCTCACTACCCTGTTGCCATGCCGACGCAGCCCTTCTGGAGGAGGAGTATGTGCACCGGGTGTACGACGCCATTGCCTCACACTTCAGCAGCACTCGCCACTCCCCTTGGCCCCGTGTTTGCCACTTCCTGTCATCGCTCCCACCTGGCAGCGTGCTGGCCGATGTGGGCTGTGGAAACGGGAAATACCTGGGTGTCAACCCGGAGGTGATTGCA gTTGGTTGTGACCGTAGCAGTGCTCTTGTCCAAATCTGTGCAGAGAGGGGTTTCCAGGCGTTTGTGTCTGATGCCCTCAGTGTCCCTTTGCGAACTGCCTCCTGTGATGCCTGCATCTCTATCGCTGTCATACACCACTTCTCCACGCAG GAGCGTCGTCTGGCAGCAGTGAGGGAGCTGGTGAGACTTTTGAAGCCTGGGGGTCGAGCTCTCATCTATGTTTGGGCTTTTGAACAAGAGTACAACAAGCAGAGGTCCAAGTACCTCAAAGAGCATCCTGAGAACCACAGCCCCACcgaaaacacacagacaacaggAGGCAGCCAGGAACCTCACGGGAAACCGAGTATCCATACCAGCGAACATTTAGAAGACAACTACAGTCCTGTGGACAACATACAAGATGTGACTGATGGCAAACTCAGTGTGCACACCAACCGAACAGCCTTCAACACCCAGGACCTTTTGGTTCCCTGGCATCtgaaagaagggaaaaaacaaGTTGAGGGTGAACCGAGAGAGGGTGAAAAGAAGgatagaaggagagagaaatcAAAAAAGACTTCAGGTAACACCTGCTCAGCCAATAGTTCAAGTTCCATGGCCAAAGAAGTCTGTAACCCTGACCCCAGTCCAGGTTTTCTCTCTAACATGTGTTCAGGATCAGGTCTTGACACCAGTAACGCCACTCACAGCCCAGACTCTCAACCCAGTGCAAGTGGCGACACTACTCAGACCTCCAGTGCTGATCTAAAGTCGGGGTCTGAGAACAGTCCCGCGCCCGTTTTCCACCGCTATTACCACGTGTTCCAGCAGGGGGAACTGGAGCAGCTGTGTGGTCAGGAGGCTGGAGTCAAAGTGCAGAGCAGTTACCATGACCAGGGAAACTGGTGTGTTATTTTAGTGAAGGACTCGGCGAGATGA